One genomic segment of Mycolicibacterium chubuense NBB4 includes these proteins:
- a CDS encoding sensor histidine kinase, with the protein MSRLSAVRDFLAAEPVRVSATLRLPLIALIGVLVWIWEVDHWLPQLYAAILGSYAVAAVIWLLAVLRGPVPRWADWASTAVDLVVIIVLCLVSGGATAALLPVFFLLPISVAFQDRPLLTAIIGAITALGYLTVWIFYSKRDDRVGLPNMVYTHFGFMIWLAVATTALSFVLARRAARLRALQEVRRQLVSEAMQSDERHNRDVAEHLHDGPLQTLLAARLELDDARQRHPDPALDLVYAALQETATGLRSTVTELHPQVLAQLGLTAGVRELLRQFQSRYDIEVIADLEEVDKPQSQSLLYRAARELLTNVGKHAGASTVHVDLVRRGDRVILTVGDDGRGFDPEIVGRSLAAGHIGLGSLMGRFDAMGGSMRITSHPGQGTQVTATSPPEPAADAIETR; encoded by the coding sequence ATGAGCCGCCTGAGCGCCGTGCGTGACTTCCTGGCCGCCGAACCCGTCCGCGTCTCGGCCACTCTGCGGCTGCCGTTGATCGCCCTGATCGGGGTCCTGGTGTGGATCTGGGAGGTCGACCACTGGTTGCCGCAGCTGTACGCCGCGATTCTCGGCAGCTATGCGGTCGCTGCGGTGATCTGGCTGCTTGCCGTGCTCCGCGGACCGGTGCCCCGCTGGGCGGACTGGGCGTCCACCGCCGTGGACCTCGTCGTGATCATCGTGCTGTGCCTGGTGTCCGGCGGCGCGACTGCGGCGCTGCTGCCGGTGTTCTTCCTGCTGCCGATCTCGGTGGCGTTCCAGGACCGGCCCCTGCTGACCGCGATCATCGGGGCGATCACCGCGCTCGGATACCTGACGGTGTGGATCTTCTACTCCAAACGCGATGACCGGGTCGGCCTGCCGAACATGGTGTACACCCACTTCGGGTTCATGATCTGGCTGGCGGTGGCCACCACGGCCCTGAGCTTCGTCCTCGCACGACGCGCCGCGCGACTGCGCGCGCTGCAGGAAGTCCGGCGGCAGTTGGTCTCCGAAGCGATGCAGTCCGACGAGCGACACAACCGCGACGTCGCCGAGCACCTCCACGACGGCCCGCTACAGACGCTGCTGGCCGCCCGGCTCGAACTCGACGACGCCCGGCAGCGCCATCCCGATCCCGCCCTCGACCTGGTGTACGCCGCACTGCAGGAGACCGCGACAGGTCTGCGCTCGACCGTCACCGAGCTGCACCCCCAGGTCCTGGCCCAGCTCGGCCTCACGGCGGGTGTACGAGAGTTGTTGCGGCAGTTCCAATCCCGCTACGACATCGAGGTGATCGCCGATCTCGAGGAGGTCGACAAGCCGCAGTCGCAGTCGCTGCTCTACCGGGCCGCGCGCGAACTGCTCACCAACGTCGGCAAGCACGCGGGCGCGTCGACGGTCCACGTCGACCTGGTTCGCCGCGGGGACCGCGTCATCCTGACGGTCGGCGACGACGGCCGCGGCTTCGATCCGGAGATCGTCGGCAGGTCGCTCGCGGCCGGCCACATCGGCCTCGGCTCGCTGATGGGCAGGTTCGACGCCATGGGAGGCTCGATGCGCATCACCTCGCACCCGGGCCAGGGCACCCAGGTGACCGCGACGTCACCACCCGAGCCGGCGGCGGACGCGATCGAGACGCGGTGA
- a CDS encoding phosphodiesterase: protein MTTLPLRAGAALRDKRFFHPTGVLCGGTVTRLAPEGEGLPLMSGDVVGRLSKGAGTPGALPDFAGLAWRMQGDADGAHPWDVLTVSSSSRVLLRPVVSWPAAQYSTLMPLGYRGGVYWLRARMRSTVVGGLSVEAIRDQIAGSPLEFVVEQAQGRGDFTTLATLTFDRELCGDEPGCDQPFDPTIRSGTEITLLPRWLTVFRRSAYRNSREGRGAE, encoded by the coding sequence TTGACCACACTTCCGCTGCGGGCGGGCGCTGCTCTGCGCGACAAGCGGTTCTTCCATCCCACGGGTGTCCTCTGCGGTGGGACCGTCACGCGCCTCGCCCCCGAGGGCGAGGGTCTGCCCCTGATGTCCGGAGACGTCGTCGGGCGCCTCTCCAAGGGCGCCGGCACGCCTGGCGCCCTTCCCGACTTCGCGGGACTCGCGTGGCGCATGCAGGGCGACGCCGACGGAGCCCACCCGTGGGACGTGCTGACCGTCTCGTCGTCCTCGCGGGTCCTGCTGCGCCCGGTCGTGTCATGGCCGGCGGCGCAGTACTCCACGCTGATGCCGCTCGGCTACCGCGGCGGCGTGTACTGGCTGCGCGCGCGCATGCGCTCGACCGTCGTCGGCGGCCTGTCGGTCGAGGCCATCCGCGACCAGATCGCCGGCTCTCCCCTCGAATTCGTCGTCGAGCAGGCGCAGGGGCGTGGTGACTTCACGACACTGGCGACATTGACCTTCGACCGCGAGTTGTGTGGTGACGAACCCGGGTGTGACCAGCCGTTCGACCCGACGATTCGCAGCGGCACGGAGATCACCCTGCTGCCCCGGTGGCTGACCGTGTTCCGGCGATCGGCGTACCGCAACAGCCGCGAGGGCCGCGGCGCCGAGTGA
- a CDS encoding helix-turn-helix transcriptional regulator, with amino-acid sequence MLTSTPSTHPTSPRPPRRQSGRPTAPGDHEDLEFDSEDLGATEDFLVRAYTKMSIGAPAGEKASAHVQRRWLGPVSFDELDLRFHMSYDAAPLGRICLCRVHDGHIEENFIGEPQDVFQPGDVTLLSPPELPYSGRVCEATYDLTMFDSALLDRVATPTSGRAGEPVRLLGHRPVSPSAQRQLDAAIDYVRTVVDGAHGTPTPLVASTTASMLASVVLATLPNTAMMESATADRADAKPTLLRRAVAFIDGNADRDIALADIADDIHVTPRALQYMFRRHMDMTPMEYLRRVRMDHAHRELTNADAALTSVQIVANRWGFAHTGRFAAMYRETYGRKPSDTLRS; translated from the coding sequence ATGCTGACCAGCACGCCGTCTACTCACCCGACGTCGCCTCGGCCGCCCCGCCGACAATCGGGCCGGCCGACCGCACCGGGTGACCACGAGGATCTCGAGTTCGACAGCGAGGATCTCGGTGCGACCGAGGACTTCCTCGTTCGCGCCTACACGAAGATGTCCATCGGCGCCCCTGCTGGCGAGAAGGCCTCCGCACATGTGCAGCGCCGCTGGCTGGGGCCGGTGAGTTTCGACGAGCTCGACCTCAGATTCCACATGTCCTACGACGCGGCGCCACTGGGGCGTATCTGCCTGTGCCGGGTGCACGACGGGCACATCGAGGAGAACTTCATCGGTGAACCGCAGGACGTGTTCCAGCCCGGCGACGTGACGTTGCTGTCCCCGCCCGAGCTGCCCTATTCCGGTCGCGTCTGCGAAGCCACCTACGACCTGACGATGTTCGACAGTGCGCTGCTCGACCGGGTGGCCACGCCCACATCGGGTCGGGCGGGTGAACCCGTGCGCCTGCTCGGCCACCGGCCCGTCTCCCCGTCAGCGCAACGACAGCTCGACGCCGCCATCGACTACGTTCGCACGGTCGTCGACGGCGCGCACGGCACACCGACGCCGCTGGTCGCCTCGACGACGGCGTCGATGCTCGCGTCCGTCGTCCTCGCGACATTGCCGAACACCGCGATGATGGAGTCCGCGACGGCCGACCGCGCCGACGCGAAACCGACCTTGCTGCGCCGGGCCGTCGCCTTCATCGACGGCAACGCCGACCGCGACATCGCACTGGCCGACATCGCCGACGACATCCATGTCACGCCCCGCGCGCTGCAGTACATGTTCCGCAGGCACATGGACATGACACCGATGGAGTACCTGCGGCGGGTCCGCATGGACCACGCGCACCGGGAACTCACCAACGCCGATGCCGCGCTGACCAGCGTGCAGATCGTCGCCAACCGGTGGGGGTTCGCCCATACCGGCCGGTTCGCCGCGATGTATCGGGAGACCTACGGCCGCAAGCCTTCCGACACCCTGCGCAGCTGA
- the pntB gene encoding Re/Si-specific NAD(P)(+) transhydrogenase subunit beta: MFTLNTAATAAYVVAALLFILALAGLSRHETSRAGNTFGIGGMVVALVATIALAFDRHIEALGVGLLVVAMIVGAAIGLWRAKVVEMTGMPELIALLHSFVGLAAVLVGWNGYLHVERDAAGAEALQLGREGMLGIHSAEVVIGVFIGAVTFTGSIVANLKLSARIKSAPMMLPGKNFLNVGALVLFVVFTVWFVIDPQLWILAVVTVLALLLGWHLVASIGGGDMPVVVSMLNSYSGWAAAASGFLLGNDLLIITGALVGSSGAYLSYIMCKAMNRSFISVIAGGFGIEAGPADDKDYGEHREITAEGAAELLESANSVIITPGYGMAVAQAQYGVAELTRKLRARGVEVRFGIHPVAGRLPGHMNVLLAEAKVPYDIVLEMDEINDDFDGTDVVLVIGANDTVNPAAAEDPGSPIAGMPVLTVWNAAHVIVFKRSMASGYAGVQNPLFFRENTQMLFGDAKDRVDAINAALSVHEPV, translated from the coding sequence ATGTTCACCCTGAACACCGCCGCGACCGCGGCCTACGTCGTCGCGGCGCTGCTGTTCATCTTGGCGCTGGCCGGACTGTCCCGGCACGAGACATCGCGGGCCGGTAACACTTTCGGCATCGGCGGGATGGTCGTCGCGCTCGTCGCCACCATCGCGCTCGCCTTCGACCGGCACATCGAAGCCCTGGGCGTGGGCCTGCTGGTAGTCGCGATGATCGTCGGCGCCGCAATCGGCCTGTGGCGCGCGAAGGTCGTCGAGATGACCGGCATGCCCGAGCTGATCGCGCTGCTGCACAGCTTCGTCGGTCTGGCCGCCGTGCTCGTCGGCTGGAACGGTTACCTGCACGTCGAGCGCGACGCCGCCGGGGCCGAGGCCCTGCAGCTGGGCCGCGAAGGAATGCTCGGCATCCACTCGGCCGAAGTGGTGATCGGGGTCTTCATCGGCGCCGTGACGTTCACCGGTTCGATCGTCGCCAACCTCAAGCTCTCGGCGCGCATCAAGTCCGCGCCGATGATGCTGCCCGGCAAGAACTTCCTCAACGTCGGTGCGCTGGTGCTGTTCGTCGTGTTCACGGTGTGGTTCGTCATCGACCCGCAGCTGTGGATCCTCGCGGTGGTGACGGTGCTGGCGCTGCTGCTGGGCTGGCATCTGGTCGCGTCCATCGGCGGCGGCGACATGCCCGTCGTGGTGTCGATGCTCAACAGCTACTCCGGCTGGGCCGCCGCCGCGTCGGGCTTCCTGCTGGGCAACGACCTGCTGATCATCACCGGTGCGCTGGTGGGCTCCTCCGGTGCGTACCTGTCCTACATCATGTGCAAGGCGATGAACCGTTCGTTCATCTCCGTCATCGCCGGCGGTTTCGGGATCGAGGCCGGGCCGGCCGACGACAAGGACTACGGCGAGCACCGCGAGATCACCGCCGAGGGCGCCGCCGAACTGCTCGAGTCGGCCAACTCGGTGATCATCACGCCCGGCTACGGCATGGCCGTCGCGCAGGCCCAGTACGGCGTGGCCGAGCTGACCCGCAAGCTGCGGGCGCGCGGCGTCGAGGTCCGCTTCGGCATCCACCCCGTCGCGGGCCGTCTGCCGGGGCACATGAACGTGCTGCTCGCCGAGGCGAAGGTGCCCTACGACATCGTGCTCGAGATGGACGAGATCAACGACGACTTCGACGGCACCGACGTCGTCCTGGTCATCGGCGCCAACGACACGGTCAACCCGGCAGCGGCCGAGGATCCGGGCAGTCCGATCGCGGGCATGCCGGTGCTGACGGTCTGGAACGCCGCCCATGTGATCGTGTTCAAGCGGTCGATGGCCTCGGGTTACGCCGGCGTGCAGAACCCGCTGTTCTTCCGGGAGAACACGCAGATGCTGTTCGGCGACGCCAAGGACCGGGTCGACGCGATCAACGCGGCACTGTCGGTGCACGAACCCGTGTAG
- a CDS encoding GAF and ANTAR domain-containing protein, whose protein sequence is MQRRADTNFEAVLREINATTVASVPGAQYACVTVVEPKHTVRSLAATHQYPITLDDIQRDAGEGPCLSAAWAHQIISIDDLNREHRWPAYRQAALHSTPIRSIMSYRLFGEGSCLAALNIYAEQAHAFDDEAVELGLVFAGHTAVAWNAMRRQEQFRSALATRDVIGQAKGILMERFDIDAFAAFDLLRRLSQESNTKLVDIAERIVNEGRSAR, encoded by the coding sequence ATGCAACGCCGTGCGGACACGAACTTCGAAGCCGTGCTGCGGGAGATCAACGCCACCACCGTGGCGTCCGTGCCCGGCGCTCAGTACGCCTGCGTGACGGTCGTCGAGCCCAAGCACACCGTTCGCTCGCTCGCGGCGACTCACCAGTACCCGATCACGCTCGACGACATCCAGCGCGACGCCGGGGAGGGCCCGTGCCTGTCGGCGGCGTGGGCTCATCAGATCATTTCCATCGATGACCTGAATCGCGAGCACCGGTGGCCGGCCTACCGACAGGCGGCGCTGCACAGCACCCCGATCCGATCGATCATGTCCTACCGGTTGTTCGGCGAGGGGAGCTGCCTGGCTGCGCTCAACATCTACGCCGAGCAGGCGCATGCATTCGACGACGAGGCGGTCGAACTCGGACTGGTCTTCGCCGGCCACACCGCCGTCGCCTGGAACGCGATGCGTCGCCAGGAACAGTTCCGCAGTGCACTGGCCACCCGAGACGTCATCGGCCAGGCGAAGGGCATCCTGATGGAGCGGTTCGACATCGATGCGTTCGCCGCGTTCGACCTCCTGCGCCGGCTCTCGCAGGAATCCAACACCAAGCTCGTCGACATCGCAGAACGGATCGTCAACGAGGGTCGTTCTGCGAGATAG
- a CDS encoding response regulator — MTGARVRVVVGDDHPMFRDGVVRALQGSGSIDVVAETDDGPAALAAIREHQPQVALLDYRMPGMDGAAVAAAVVRDELPTRVLLISAHDESAIVFQALQAGAAGFLPKESTRAELVSAILDCAKGRDVVAPSLAAGLAGEIRRRAEPDGPVLSPREREVLALIAAGSSIPAMAKELFLAPSTVKTHVQRLYEKLGVSDRAAAVAEAMRRKLLE, encoded by the coding sequence GTGACGGGCGCGCGGGTCCGGGTCGTGGTCGGCGACGACCACCCGATGTTCCGAGACGGCGTCGTGCGCGCCCTGCAGGGCAGCGGATCGATCGATGTCGTGGCCGAGACCGACGACGGGCCCGCGGCGCTCGCGGCGATCCGCGAACACCAGCCGCAGGTGGCCCTGCTGGATTATCGGATGCCCGGGATGGACGGCGCGGCCGTCGCCGCGGCGGTGGTGCGCGACGAGTTGCCGACCAGGGTGCTGCTGATCTCCGCGCACGACGAGTCGGCCATCGTGTTCCAGGCACTCCAGGCGGGAGCCGCCGGTTTCCTGCCCAAGGAATCCACCCGGGCTGAACTGGTCTCGGCGATCCTGGACTGTGCCAAGGGACGCGACGTCGTCGCCCCCAGTCTGGCCGCCGGCCTCGCGGGCGAGATCCGCCGCCGCGCCGAGCCCGACGGCCCCGTGCTGAGCCCCCGCGAACGCGAAGTGCTCGCGCTGATCGCGGCGGGCAGCAGCATCCCGGCCATGGCCAAGGAGCTCTTCCTGGCGCCGTCGACGGTCAAGACCCATGTGCAGCGGCTCTACGAGAAGCTCGGGGTGAGCGATCGCGCCGCCGCCGTCGCGGAGGCCATGCGCCGCAAGCTCCTGGAGTGA
- a CDS encoding acyl-CoA dehydrogenase family protein: protein MDFAMSAKAADYHQRLTDFMVEHVLPAEEAYDRFRLEAGPNDHTVPPVVEELKTLAKERGLWNLFLPAESGLTNLEYAPLAELTGWSMEIGPEVTNCAAPDTGNMETLHLFATPEQRTQWLEPLLAGEIRSAFAMTEPAVASSDARNIETTMLRDGDDYVINGRKWWISGAADPRCKILIVMGRTNPDAASHQQQSMILVPVDTPGVSIERSLPVFGWQDQHGHCEITFDNVRVPTSNLLDQEGSGFAIAQARLGPGRIHHCMRAIGVAERAVALMVDRVQKRVAFGKPLAEQGVVRESIAKSRNEIDQTRLLCHKAAWTIDQHGNRSKDAQVLVAQIKAVAPQMACNVLDRAIQVHGAMGVCDDVPLARMYGWHRAMRLFDGPDEVHMRTIARAELGREKSPLAAAACRSGEAVTK from the coding sequence ATGGACTTCGCGATGTCCGCCAAGGCGGCCGACTATCACCAGCGGTTGACCGATTTCATGGTCGAGCACGTCTTGCCCGCCGAAGAGGCGTACGACCGGTTCCGCCTCGAAGCGGGCCCGAACGACCACACGGTCCCGCCGGTGGTCGAGGAGCTCAAGACGCTGGCCAAGGAACGCGGCCTCTGGAACCTGTTCCTTCCCGCGGAGTCTGGCCTGACCAATCTCGAGTACGCGCCGCTGGCCGAGTTGACCGGCTGGAGCATGGAGATCGGTCCTGAGGTCACCAACTGCGCGGCGCCCGACACCGGCAACATGGAGACGCTGCACCTGTTCGCCACCCCGGAGCAGCGCACGCAGTGGCTCGAGCCGCTGCTGGCCGGCGAGATCCGCAGCGCGTTCGCGATGACCGAACCCGCGGTCGCCTCCAGCGACGCCCGCAACATCGAGACCACGATGCTGCGCGACGGGGACGACTACGTCATCAACGGCCGCAAGTGGTGGATCTCGGGAGCGGCCGACCCGAGGTGCAAGATCCTCATCGTGATGGGCCGCACCAACCCGGACGCGGCCAGCCACCAGCAGCAGTCGATGATCCTGGTGCCCGTCGACACTCCCGGGGTGTCGATCGAGCGCTCGCTTCCGGTCTTCGGCTGGCAGGACCAGCACGGCCACTGCGAGATCACCTTCGACAACGTGCGCGTGCCGACGTCGAACCTGCTCGACCAGGAGGGCAGCGGCTTCGCGATCGCCCAGGCACGGCTCGGCCCCGGCCGCATCCACCACTGCATGCGAGCGATCGGCGTCGCGGAGCGGGCGGTGGCGCTGATGGTCGACAGGGTGCAGAAGCGTGTCGCGTTCGGTAAGCCGCTCGCCGAGCAGGGCGTGGTGCGGGAGTCGATCGCCAAGTCGCGCAACGAGATCGACCAGACCCGGCTGCTGTGCCACAAAGCCGCCTGGACCATCGATCAGCACGGCAACAGGAGCAAGGACGCCCAGGTGCTGGTCGCGCAGATCAAGGCCGTCGCACCGCAGATGGCGTGCAACGTGCTCGACCGCGCCATCCAGGTGCACGGCGCGATGGGCGTCTGCGACGACGTCCCGCTGGCCCGGATGTACGGCTGGCACCGGGCCATGCGGCTGTTCGACGGTCCCGACGAGGTGCACATGCGCACCATCGCCCGTGCGGAACTGGGCAGGGAGAAGTCGCCGCTGGCCGCGGCGGCGTGCCGATCGGGTGAAGCGGTGACGAAGTAG
- a CDS encoding Re/Si-specific NAD(P)(+) transhydrogenase subunit alpha: MIIGIPKESLAGETRVAATPATVSQLIKLGYSVVVESGAGAAASFSDAAYTEAGADVGSTDQALSADVVLKVNAPTETEIAGLRDGATLVGLISPALKPELVEQLSRRPITVLAMDAVPRISRAQSLDVLSSMANIAGYRAVVEAAHAFGRFFTGQVTAAGKVPPAKVLVVGAGVAGLAAIGAAGSLGAIVRATDPRPEVADQVKSLGGEYVSVDSAEAEVSATGYAKEMGEDYKAREAALYAELAKDVDIIITTALIPGKPAPRIITADMVASMKPGSVIVDMAAANGGNVEGTVKDRAVVSDHGVTIIGYTDLAGRLPATASQLYGTNLVNLLKLVTPEKDGQLTLDFDDVVQRSMTVVRDGEVTWPPPPVQVSAAPAAAAAAPVEKKPAKKQMTTGRRLGVAFTAAAVLFALIAVSPTALQVHLTVFALAIVIGYYVIGNVHHALHTPLMSVTNAISGIIVVGALLQIGHGNPIVTAVACLAILLASINIFGGFAVTRRMLAMFSRS, translated from the coding sequence ATGATCATCGGGATACCGAAAGAGTCCCTCGCCGGAGAAACGCGCGTTGCCGCCACGCCTGCCACGGTCAGCCAGCTGATCAAACTCGGCTACTCGGTCGTGGTCGAATCCGGAGCGGGCGCCGCCGCGAGCTTCTCCGACGCCGCGTACACCGAGGCGGGTGCCGACGTCGGATCCACCGATCAGGCCCTCTCGGCGGACGTGGTGCTCAAGGTGAACGCCCCGACCGAGACCGAGATCGCCGGGCTGCGTGACGGGGCGACGCTGGTCGGCCTGATCTCGCCGGCGCTGAAGCCCGAGCTCGTCGAGCAGCTGTCCAGGCGGCCCATCACCGTGCTGGCGATGGACGCGGTGCCGCGGATCTCGCGCGCCCAGTCGCTGGACGTGCTGTCGTCCATGGCCAACATCGCCGGCTACCGCGCAGTGGTCGAGGCGGCGCACGCGTTCGGCCGGTTCTTCACCGGGCAGGTGACGGCGGCCGGAAAGGTGCCACCCGCCAAGGTGCTCGTGGTCGGCGCGGGCGTGGCCGGCCTGGCCGCGATCGGCGCGGCCGGCAGCCTCGGTGCGATCGTGCGCGCCACCGACCCGCGACCGGAGGTGGCCGATCAGGTCAAATCCCTTGGCGGCGAGTATGTCTCGGTCGATTCGGCAGAAGCGGAGGTGTCGGCCACCGGATACGCCAAGGAGATGGGCGAGGACTACAAGGCCCGCGAGGCGGCGCTGTATGCCGAGCTGGCCAAGGACGTCGACATCATCATCACCACGGCGCTGATCCCCGGTAAGCCCGCGCCGCGGATCATCACCGCCGACATGGTCGCCTCGATGAAGCCGGGCAGCGTGATCGTCGACATGGCCGCGGCCAACGGCGGCAACGTCGAGGGCACGGTCAAGGACCGGGCCGTCGTCAGCGACCACGGCGTGACGATCATCGGCTACACCGATCTGGCGGGCCGGCTGCCGGCCACCGCGTCACAGCTCTATGGCACCAACCTGGTCAACCTGCTCAAGCTGGTCACCCCGGAGAAGGACGGCCAGCTCACCCTCGATTTCGACGACGTCGTGCAGCGCTCGATGACGGTGGTCCGCGACGGTGAGGTCACCTGGCCGCCGCCCCCGGTGCAGGTCTCGGCCGCACCGGCCGCCGCTGCCGCCGCCCCGGTCGAGAAGAAGCCGGCCAAAAAACAGATGACGACCGGGCGCCGGCTCGGGGTGGCCTTCACCGCCGCGGCGGTGCTGTTCGCCCTCATCGCCGTCTCGCCGACCGCGCTGCAGGTGCACCTGACCGTCTTCGCGTTGGCCATCGTGATCGGCTACTACGTGATCGGCAATGTGCACCACGCGCTGCACACCCCGTTGATGTCGGTGACGAACGCGATCTCCGGCATCATCGTCGTCGGCGCGCTGCTGCAGATCGGGCACGGCAACCCCATCGTCACCGCGGTGGCCTGCCTGGCGATCCTGCTCGCCAGCATCAACATCTTCGGCGGCTTCGCGGTGACCCGCCGCATGCTGGCCATGTTCTCGAGGAGCTGA
- a CDS encoding FAD-dependent oxidoreductase produces MPSLWTDGRLETPTPAGVIDDVQTADVVVVGAGITGLTTAVLLARAGKKVVVVEARHVGAATTGNTTGKVSVLQGGKLANIARKHGTDMLRAYVTGNTEGRDWLLRHCDDHGLSYQREDDHAYAQNTDGLSTVRKVWSACKEAGLDAQWADDADVPFPFAGGVRLREQAQIDPIPFLSSLVTELETHGGTLLQGVRATTVSGLGPLRVHLRKTAGDQDTRSAQQVITTQYCVLATGMPILDRGFFFARLEPKRSYCLAFDVPGDITRSMYISVDSPTRSVRYAPTPTGEKLIVGGAGHTVGRANHPKNAVTELADWALLHYPGAVQTHYWSAQDYHPDDELPFVGPLLPKFENLLMATGFDKWGMSNGVAAALALSSRILGGRMDWAAAFASWSPHELTGVTTALQLNLEVGLNLAKGWIAPIAASSETPEEGQGVVSGAPWRMRATSVVDGVQRTVSPVCPHLGGIVNWNDSDRAWECPLHGSRFAPDGALIEGPATRGLTANG; encoded by the coding sequence ATGCCTTCACTGTGGACCGACGGCCGCCTCGAGACCCCCACTCCAGCCGGGGTGATCGACGACGTGCAGACCGCCGACGTGGTGGTGGTCGGGGCGGGGATCACCGGGCTGACCACCGCGGTGCTGCTCGCGCGCGCCGGCAAGAAGGTCGTCGTCGTCGAAGCGCGCCACGTGGGCGCCGCGACCACGGGCAACACCACGGGCAAGGTCAGTGTGCTGCAGGGCGGCAAGCTGGCCAACATCGCGCGCAAGCACGGCACCGACATGCTGCGCGCGTACGTCACCGGCAACACCGAGGGCCGGGACTGGCTGTTGCGGCACTGCGACGACCACGGCCTGAGTTACCAGCGCGAGGACGACCACGCCTATGCCCAGAACACCGACGGGCTAAGCACGGTGCGCAAGGTGTGGTCGGCGTGCAAGGAAGCCGGGCTCGACGCCCAGTGGGCCGACGACGCCGATGTCCCGTTCCCCTTCGCCGGAGGGGTGCGGCTGCGCGAGCAGGCCCAGATCGACCCGATCCCGTTTCTCTCCAGCCTGGTCACCGAGCTGGAAACCCACGGAGGCACCCTGCTGCAGGGGGTGCGAGCCACCACGGTCTCGGGACTCGGCCCGCTGCGGGTGCACCTGCGCAAGACAGCCGGCGACCAGGACACCCGCAGCGCCCAGCAGGTGATCACCACGCAGTACTGCGTGCTCGCGACCGGCATGCCGATCCTCGACCGCGGATTCTTCTTCGCCCGCCTGGAACCGAAGCGGTCCTACTGCCTGGCCTTCGACGTGCCCGGCGACATCACCAGATCGATGTACATCTCGGTCGATTCGCCGACCCGGTCGGTGCGCTATGCCCCGACGCCGACAGGGGAGAAGCTGATCGTCGGCGGCGCCGGACACACGGTGGGCCGGGCGAACCATCCGAAGAATGCCGTGACCGAACTGGCCGACTGGGCGTTGCTGCACTACCCCGGAGCGGTGCAGACCCACTATTGGTCGGCGCAGGACTATCACCCCGACGATGAGCTGCCCTTCGTGGGTCCGCTCCTCCCGAAGTTCGAGAACCTGCTCATGGCAACAGGTTTCGACAAGTGGGGAATGAGCAACGGCGTCGCGGCGGCGCTGGCGCTGTCCTCGCGGATTCTCGGCGGCCGGATGGATTGGGCCGCGGCCTTCGCGAGCTGGAGCCCGCACGAGCTCACCGGGGTCACCACAGCGCTGCAACTCAACCTCGAGGTGGGTCTGAATCTCGCCAAGGGCTGGATCGCTCCGATCGCCGCGTCCTCGGAGACGCCGGAAGAGGGCCAAGGTGTCGTCAGCGGAGCGCCGTGGCGGATGCGGGCCACCAGCGTCGTCGACGGCGTGCAGCGCACCGTGTCGCCGGTCTGCCCGCACCTCGGGGGCATCGTCAACTGGAACGACTCCGATCGAGCGTGGGAGTGCCCGCTGCACGGCTCGCGGTTCGCGCCCGACGGAGCGCTGATCGAAGGGCCCGCGACCCGCGGACTGACCGCCAACGGCTAG